A single window of Kitasatospora sp. HUAS MG31 DNA harbors:
- a CDS encoding sensor histidine kinase produces MAKIIPARGRGPSGEEGGGGRRSFGNIPGAPVETRRQLLVKLCWMTLWMVFLIYPVEDLVRGGHGAAAAVAGWTALVVFLLSYWSLVALRSTRPAGWWGKYVPPVLMFTLALVTSFTLGPAWLTLFTYTSVCVAVVLPAERGVYGVLALTAVTLAVAVAVHADADTMLAVVVPCLLSGLAMNGLQRLVATMRELREARATVAHLAASEERLRLARDLHDLLGHSLSLIAIKSELTGRLMDAGRQDAARAQVADIEKVARESLADVRSAVSGFRRPTLGVELAGARTALATAQIELEADPAVADGRPGLGEEEAGALAWALREGVTNVVRHGAGATVCSVTVDETWEGEGDRYAVLEVVDNGRGPGKAGPGNGLSGLAERLELVGGRLESGSGPRGRGFRLRALVPLAPVAAPGGTTAVDGS; encoded by the coding sequence ATGGCGAAGATCATTCCGGCCCGCGGCCGGGGCCCGTCCGGCGAGGAGGGCGGGGGTGGCCGCCGCTCGTTCGGGAACATCCCCGGCGCTCCCGTGGAGACCCGCCGGCAGCTGCTGGTGAAGCTCTGCTGGATGACGCTGTGGATGGTCTTCCTGATCTACCCGGTGGAGGACCTGGTCCGCGGCGGCCACGGCGCCGCCGCCGCCGTCGCCGGCTGGACGGCGCTGGTGGTCTTCCTGCTCAGCTACTGGAGCCTGGTCGCGCTGCGCTCGACCCGGCCGGCCGGCTGGTGGGGCAAGTACGTGCCGCCGGTGCTGATGTTCACGCTCGCGCTGGTCACCTCCTTCACCCTCGGACCGGCGTGGCTGACCCTGTTCACCTACACCTCGGTCTGCGTGGCCGTGGTGCTGCCGGCGGAACGCGGGGTGTACGGCGTACTGGCGCTCACCGCGGTGACCCTGGCCGTGGCGGTCGCCGTGCACGCGGACGCCGACACCATGCTGGCCGTGGTGGTGCCCTGTCTGCTCTCCGGCCTGGCGATGAACGGCCTGCAGCGGCTGGTCGCCACCATGCGCGAGCTGCGCGAGGCCCGGGCCACGGTCGCCCACCTCGCCGCCTCCGAGGAACGGCTGCGGCTCGCCCGCGACCTGCACGACCTGCTCGGCCACTCGCTCTCGCTGATCGCCATCAAGAGCGAGCTGACCGGGCGGCTGATGGACGCCGGCCGGCAGGACGCCGCCCGGGCCCAGGTCGCCGACATCGAGAAGGTCGCCCGGGAGTCGCTGGCCGACGTCCGCTCGGCGGTCAGCGGCTTCCGGCGGCCCACCCTGGGAGTCGAACTGGCCGGCGCCCGGACCGCCCTCGCCACCGCCCAGATCGAGCTGGAGGCCGACCCGGCGGTCGCCGACGGCCGGCCCGGACTCGGCGAGGAGGAGGCCGGGGCACTGGCCTGGGCACTGCGCGAGGGCGTCACCAACGTGGTCCGGCACGGCGCCGGGGCCACCGTCTGCTCGGTGACCGTGGACGAGACCTGGGAGGGCGAGGGCGACCGGTACGCCGTCCTGGAGGTGGTGGACAACGGCCGCGGACCCGGCAAGGCGGGCCCGGGCAACGGGCTCTCCGGCCTGGCCGAGCGGCTGGAACTGGTCGGCGGCCGGCTGGAGTCCGGCAGCGGGCCGCGCGGCCGGGGCTTCCGGCTGCGGGCGCTGGTCCCCCTCGCCCCGGTGGCCGCACCCGGCGGCACGACGGCAGTTGACGGATCGTGA
- a CDS encoding response regulator transcription factor produces the protein MTEGTRAVRVLLAEDQGMVREALAALLGLEGDIEVVAQVSRGDEVADAVAAHAVEVAVLDIEMPGMTGIEAAAEVRRRSPGTKVVIATTFGRPGYLRRAMEAGADAFLVKDAPAAELAEAIRRVLRGERVIDPTLAAAALAEGANPLTARERDVLAAAADGAVNADIARRLHLSEGTVRNYLSMAIQKTAARNRAEAVRIAREKGWL, from the coding sequence ATGACGGAGGGAACACGGGCCGTGCGGGTGCTGCTGGCCGAGGACCAGGGAATGGTGCGGGAGGCGCTGGCCGCGCTGCTCGGACTGGAGGGCGACATCGAGGTCGTGGCACAGGTCTCGCGGGGCGACGAGGTCGCCGACGCGGTGGCGGCGCACGCGGTCGAGGTCGCGGTCCTGGACATCGAGATGCCCGGGATGACCGGCATCGAGGCCGCCGCCGAGGTCAGACGGCGCTCGCCCGGCACCAAGGTGGTCATCGCCACCACCTTCGGCCGGCCCGGCTACCTGCGGCGGGCCATGGAGGCCGGGGCGGACGCCTTCCTGGTCAAGGACGCGCCGGCGGCGGAGCTGGCCGAGGCGATCCGGCGGGTGCTGCGGGGGGAGCGGGTGATCGACCCGACGCTGGCCGCCGCCGCGCTCGCGGAGGGCGCCAACCCGCTGACCGCCCGGGAGCGCGACGTGCTGGCCGCGGCCGCGGACGGCGCGGTCAACGCGGACATCGCCCGGCGGCTCCACCTCTCCGAGGGGACCGTGCGCAACTACCTGTCGATGGCCATCCAGAAGACCGCCGCCCGCAACCGCGCCGAGGCGGTCCGCATCGCCCGCGAAAAGGGCTGGCTCTAG